A stretch of Schistocerca americana isolate TAMUIC-IGC-003095 chromosome 3, iqSchAmer2.1, whole genome shotgun sequence DNA encodes these proteins:
- the LOC124606838 gene encoding glucose-fructose oxidoreductase domain-containing protein 1 isoform X1 codes for MLPGIGVFGTGNVVRVIVPFLREKGFKIEAIWGRTLTAAEEVSKELEIPFYTNKIDDVLLRKDVDLIFIMCSPNLHAQIAVKALGIGKHVLCDKPTGLCQSEALKMVRAAQYYPSLISIVNHSLRFLPAFSQMKRAIADGYLGSENEITVCDVRVQMGSLLHDGYDWLCDDTMGGGILTLVGSHVIDLVSHLTGQRASRVHGLVRTFTKNTHYVRGIRQISSPDFCAFQMEMSGGTLVTATLNNHLPGTFSQEVLVCGREGHLMVRGGDLYGYKSGAAKEEVIYLDVEDLQRGGSINAAAISVIPRPYMKGLFKMISALREAFLPVEDKSGWVKEPVALAATFEDGLYVQAVIDALRKSSANREWVKVTVPNIS; via the exons ATGTTGCCCGGTATTGGAGTATTTGGAACGGGTAACGTTGTGCGAGTTATTGTTCCATTTTTGAGAGAAAAGGGCTTCAAGATAGAAGCAATATGGGGTCGAACACTCACTGCTGCTGAAGAAGTATCTAAGGAACTTGAGATACCGTTTTACACTAACAAAATCGATGATGTGCTGCTGCGAAAGGACGTTGATCTTATATTTATTATGTGTTCACCAAACCTTCATGCACAGATTGCTGTTAAAGCTCTGGGCATTGGGAAACATGTGCTATGTGACAAACCAACCGGGCTATGTCAAAGCGAAGCATTGAAGATGGTACGAGCAGCACAGTATTATCCGTCGCTTATTTCCATTGTTAACCACAGCTTAAGATTTCTTCCCGCATTTTCCCAGATGAAGAGAGCTATTGCTGATGGGTACTTAGGCAGTGAGAATGAAATAACCGTCTGCGACGTACGTGTGCAGATGGGAAGCCTTCTTCACGATGGTTATGATTGGTTATGTGATGATACAATGGGTGGAGGTATATTAACTCTTGTGGGTAGCCACGTAATTGACCTTGTGTCACATCTGACTGGTCAGAGGGCTTCACGTGTCCATGGCCTTGTTCGAACTTTCACGAAGAACACACATTATGTGCGTGGCATAAGGCAGATTTCAAGTCCAGACTTCTGTGCCTTTCAGATGGAGATGAGTGGTGGCACACTTGTGACTGCAACACTTAACAATCATCTTCCAGGAACGTTTAGCCAGGAAGTTTTAGTTTGTGGGCGTGAAGGACATTTAATGGTGCGTGGTGGAGACTTGTATGGGTACAAATCTGGTGCAGCTAAGGAAGAAGTCATATATTTGGACGTGGAAGATTTGCAGCGTGGAGGATCTATTAATGCTGCTGCAATAAGTGTGATTCCACGCCCATACATGAAAGGATTATTTAAGATGATTAGTGCTCTTAGAGAAGCATTTCTGCCTGTTGAAGACAAGAGTGGATGGGTGAAGGAACCCGTTGCACTGGCAGCAACATTTGAAGATGGTTTGTATGTGCAAGCGGTCATAGATGCGCTACGGAAATCTAGCGCAAACCGTGAATGGGTAAAG GTTACAGTGCCAAACATTTCTTGA
- the LOC124606838 gene encoding glucose-fructose oxidoreductase domain-containing protein 1 isoform X2 gives MLPGIGVFGTGNVVRVIVPFLREKGFKIEAIWGRTLTAAEEVSKELEIPFYTNKIDDVLLRKDVDLIFIMCSPNLHAQIAVKALGIGKHVLCDKPTGLCQSEALKMVRAAQYYPSLISIVNHSLRFLPAFSQMKRAIADGYLGSENEITVCDVRVQMGSLLHDGYDWLCDDTMGGGILTLVGSHVIDLVSHLTGQRASRVHGLVRTFTKNTHYVRGIRQISSPDFCAFQMEMSGGTLVTATLNNHLPGTFSQEVLVCGREGHLMVRGGDLYGYKSGAAKEEVIYLDVEDLQRGGSINAAAISVIPRPYMKGLFKMISALREAFLPVEDKSGWVKEPVALAATFEDGYSAKHFLRSTKKNILLSYY, from the exons ATGTTGCCCGGTATTGGAGTATTTGGAACGGGTAACGTTGTGCGAGTTATTGTTCCATTTTTGAGAGAAAAGGGCTTCAAGATAGAAGCAATATGGGGTCGAACACTCACTGCTGCTGAAGAAGTATCTAAGGAACTTGAGATACCGTTTTACACTAACAAAATCGATGATGTGCTGCTGCGAAAGGACGTTGATCTTATATTTATTATGTGTTCACCAAACCTTCATGCACAGATTGCTGTTAAAGCTCTGGGCATTGGGAAACATGTGCTATGTGACAAACCAACCGGGCTATGTCAAAGCGAAGCATTGAAGATGGTACGAGCAGCACAGTATTATCCGTCGCTTATTTCCATTGTTAACCACAGCTTAAGATTTCTTCCCGCATTTTCCCAGATGAAGAGAGCTATTGCTGATGGGTACTTAGGCAGTGAGAATGAAATAACCGTCTGCGACGTACGTGTGCAGATGGGAAGCCTTCTTCACGATGGTTATGATTGGTTATGTGATGATACAATGGGTGGAGGTATATTAACTCTTGTGGGTAGCCACGTAATTGACCTTGTGTCACATCTGACTGGTCAGAGGGCTTCACGTGTCCATGGCCTTGTTCGAACTTTCACGAAGAACACACATTATGTGCGTGGCATAAGGCAGATTTCAAGTCCAGACTTCTGTGCCTTTCAGATGGAGATGAGTGGTGGCACACTTGTGACTGCAACACTTAACAATCATCTTCCAGGAACGTTTAGCCAGGAAGTTTTAGTTTGTGGGCGTGAAGGACATTTAATGGTGCGTGGTGGAGACTTGTATGGGTACAAATCTGGTGCAGCTAAGGAAGAAGTCATATATTTGGACGTGGAAGATTTGCAGCGTGGAGGATCTATTAATGCTGCTGCAATAAGTGTGATTCCACGCCCATACATGAAAGGATTATTTAAGATGATTAGTGCTCTTAGAGAAGCATTTCTGCCTGTTGAAGACAAGAGTGGATGGGTGAAGGAACCCGTTGCACTGGCAGCAACATTTGAAGATG GTTACAGTGCCAAACATTTCTTGAGAAGTACAAAAAAGAACATTTTGCTGAGTTATTACTGA